Proteins encoded together in one Coffea arabica cultivar ET-39 chromosome 2c, Coffea Arabica ET-39 HiFi, whole genome shotgun sequence window:
- the LOC113725532 gene encoding uncharacterized protein — MEGNQNTPSVIARLMGIDELPPQQPSNRQLKVLSEDYLRKSASIGMLGESSLLSSRLTRKTAEKQYAVKHVFSSEIPENGKRSSQSIPGLKPNQATIPGLHLQRSDIFHQKGDMESGEYVELLQYKSRVLNAKVTETEKMTTEPPTYCFMDPWQVENKSAKEKWKYMSGRQRYASRSRITTEDSSVHAPKALVTSSQGSFGWKHGEQVSCPFHSGSFFASEAKKQIFERWKTTRSFPDIEVSGRRCSLGQMFAIQDKEARPTSLYSKLEENRFSNPSCLEKESSEFGISLVSTKVGSTNKYIRNLRRPKLLKYSPFASESTSFKTRVEASKNSCCSGKKETVTDKHQKLNSEKFYGKDSVESGDSTVIREKQHQYLSADLECSHNPDYELSNSKILSSDSDDNVSLEVNQGVQDDLEKGMHKEAEGYSCSDVSDNLARQKSSCDSPGEEFILRCTAKDSEFAINLREINQPSPDSVLEPLFKEENPPDSEIFKSSISDLSGLALKLHLLNPKSEETNSEGSGMAVSSDEDTEKESVDLSRDNGKLWGMSRPEESRDFSYLVDVLDEDNLFGMDLAIWHGRESPVSPSVFEALEKKYGKQTSWAKSERRLLFDLINSRLRDILDSCMDFCMSRKPLRRRLSSNLSRDDIEEDLWMLLSQDKEVRKDLGDKVLGGEMKWMELEGDISIICREIVEYLIDELAAEFCSSESP; from the exons ATGGAAGGTAACCAAAATACACCAAGTGTTATTGCCAGGTTGATGGGAATTGATGAGCTGCCGCCTCAGCAGCCCTCCAACAGACAACTGAAAGTGCTTTCTGAGGATTATCTCCGCAAAAGTGCTTCTATAGGTATGCTAGGGGAGAGTTCACTCCTTTCGAGCCGCTTAACTAGGAAAACTGCTGAGAAACAGTATGCAGTTAAGCATGTCTTTAGCAGTGAGATCCCAGAAAATGGCAAACGAAGTTCACAGTCAATTCCTGGTTTAAAACCAAATCAGGCTACAATTCCTGGTTTACATCTTCAGAGATCTGACATTTTTCATCAGAAGGGTGACATGGAATCTGGGGAGTATGTGGAGCTCTTACAATATAAAAGCAGGGTACTGAATGCAAAAGTAACAGAAACTGAAAAGATGACCACTGAGCCACCCACGTATTGTTTTATGGATCCCTGGCAAGTTGAAAATAAATCTGCCAAAGAGAAATGGAAATATATGAGTGGCAGGCAGAGATATGCATCAAGATCAAGAATCACAACCGAGGACTCCTCAGTTCATGCACCTAAGGCTCTGGTGACTTCCTCCCAAGGTTCCTTTGGTTGGAAACATGGAGAACAAGTTTCATGCCCCTTTCATAGTGGGTCATTTTTTGCCAGCGAAGCAAAGAAGCAAATTTTTGAACGATGGAAGACAACTAGAAGCTTTCCAGATATTGAAGTGTCAGGCAGGAGATGTAGTCTTGGTCAAATGTTTGCTATTCAGGACAAGGAAGCTAGGCCCACGAGCTTGTATTCCAAACTTGAAGAGAACCGTTTCAGCAATCCATCTTGTCTTGAAAAAGAAAGCTCTGAGTTTGGTATTTCTTTGGTTAGCACAAAGGTTGGTTCAACAAACAAGTATATCAGAAATCTACGAAGGCCCaaacttttgaagtattctCCATTTGCAAGTGAATCCACTAGTTTTAAGACCAGGGTTGAAGCTTCCAAAAACAGCTGCTGTTCTGGGAAAAAAGAAACTGTAACTGATAAACATCAGAAGCTGAATAGTGAAAAATTCTATGGAAAGGATAGCGTAGAATCAGGGGATTCAACAGTTATACGTGAGAAACAGCATCAGTACCTCAGTGCAGATTTGGAGTGTAGTCACAATCCAGATTATGAGCTATCAAATTCCAAGATTCTTTCTTCAGATTCAGATGATAATGTTTCTCTGGAAGTTAACCAGGGGGTTCAGGATGACTTGGAGAAGGGCATGCACAAGGAAGCAGAAGGTTATAGCTGTTCTGACGTCTCAGACAATTTGGCTCGGCAG AAATCATCTTGTGATTCCCCTGGAGAAGAATTTATTCTCAGATGTACAGCAAAAGATTCAGAATTCGCCATAAACTTGAGGGAGATCAACCAGCCTAGTCCAGATTCTGTATTGGAACCTCTTTTTAAGGAAGAGAATCCTCCTGACTCTGAAATCTTTAAAAGTTCGATTTCTGATCTCAGTG GTCTTGCACTAAAGCTACACCTTCTCAATCCCAAATCGGAAGAAACAAACTCCGAAGGATCTGGAATGGCAGTGTCAAGTGATGAAGATACTGAAAAAGAATCCGTTGATCTTTCCCGTGATAACGGAAAGCTGTGGGGAATGTCAAGACCTGAAGAAAGCAGGGACTTTTCGTACCTAGTTGATGTCTTGGATGAGGACAATTTGTTTGGTATGGATCTGGCTATATGGCATGGCAGAGAATCTCCGGTGAGCCCCTCAGTTTTTGAGGCATTGGAGAAGAAATATGGGAAGCAGACATCATGGGCGAAGTCAGAGAGGAGGCTTTTATTTGACCTCATAAACTCTCGGTTGAGGGATATTCTAGATTCATGCATGGATTTTTGCATGTCAAGAAAGCCTCTACGAAGAAGGTTAAGCTCCAATTTGAGCAGGGATGATATAGAGGAAGACTTGTGGATGTTACTCAGCCAGGATAAGGAGGTCAGGAAGGACTTGGGTGATAAAGTGCTTGGCGGTGAAATGAAGTGGATGGAGTTGGAAGGTGATATTAGTATCATTTGTAGAGAAATAGTAGAATACTTAATCGATGAGCTTGCAGCAGAGTTTTGTAGCAGTGAGAGTCCATAG
- the LOC113725533 gene encoding dirigent protein 24 — protein MAKLFHSSSKRLAVTICLSLLAISLGHANSARILDEVSPQTPFPATVPDASDPTETDVPDVAPVPVVAPDTTLPSGQTPATPNTNPVTNAAPIAGPAVPLPTGPASVTAPGGTVSPVANAPNTVAAPGTNVAPVATPAITTQAGASNPDHPTLSFFMHDILGGSHPSGRVVTGVAANTAANGLPFSKPNNQVFPINGGVPLNTINGVINNNNYPFLVGLNGSPTNTIISNNNGGNNVNGGNNQPFVTAGQLPAGLTIQQLMFGSVTVVDNQITEGHELGTAVLGSAQGFYLASSRDGTSHTLALTALFHDHNGDHEIVDSVSFFGVHRTATPISHLAIIGGTGKYENAKGYATIETDLHHEDQHTTDGVETITQFTVYLTP, from the coding sequence ATGGCCAAACTTTTTCACTCAAGTTCTAAAAGACTTGCAGTCACCATTTGCTTATCCCTCCTTGCCATCTCCCTCGGGCATGCTAACTCTGCCAGAATCCTCGATGAAGTGAGCCCGCAAACCCCATTCCCTGCCACCGTACCTGATGCATCAGATCCTACAGAAACAGATGTCCCTGATGTGGCACCTGTACCTGTGGTGGCCCCTGACACCACATTGCCCAGCGGCCAAACCCCAGCCACCCCCAATACCAATCCCGTTACAAATGCAGCACCAATTGCTGGCCCTGCTGTTCCATTACCAACAGGACCAGCTTCAGTCACCGCCCCCGGTGGCACCGTTTCCCCAGTTGCCAATGCGCCTAACACTGTCGCAGCCCCTGGCACCAATGTGGCACCTGTAGCCACCCCAGCCATCACAACTCAAGCTGGTGCTTCAAATCCAGATCACCCTACATTATCCTTCTTTATGCATGATATTCTTGGTGGCTCACACCCTTCGGGCAGAGTGGTCACTGGTGTCGCGGCCAATACTGCTGCCAATGGACTACCATTCTCCAAGCCCAACAATCAAGTCTTCCCCATCAATGGCGGTGTTCCACTCAACACCATCAACGGCGTCATCAATAACAACAACTATCCCTTCCTTGTAGGCCTCAACGGTTCTCCAACGAACACAATCATCTCAAACAACAATGGTGGCAACAATGTAAATGGTGGCAACAACCAACCCTTTGTTACAGCAGGACAGCTTCCGGCAGGCCTAACTATCCAGCAGCTCATGTTCGGCTCAGTCACCGTGGTGGACAATCAAATAACTGAAGGGCACGAGCTTGGAACAGCCGTGCTTGGCAGCGCCCAAGGATTTTACTTGGCTAGCTCTAGGGATGGTACCAGCCACACTCTAGCCTTGACTGCATTATTCCATGACCATAACGGAGACCATGAAATTGTGGACTCTGTTAGTTTCTTTGGAGTTCACAGGACAGCTACACCTATATCGCACCTTGCAATCATTGGAGGGACTGGAAAGTATGAGAATGCAAAAGGCTATGCCACCATTGAGACTGACCTTCACCACGAGGATCAGCACACAACTGATGGTGTTGAAACCATTACTCAGTTCACTGTCTACCTCACTCCATAG
- the LOC113725530 gene encoding glutathione S-transferase DHAR2-like, whose product MADSKPVEVCVKAAAAAPGILGDCPFCHRILLTLEVKKVPYKLHLINTDDKPQWFLAVNPEGKVPVIKFDDKWISDSDVIIGMIEEKYPEPPLSAPPEASSVASKIFPAFVKFLKSKDPNDGTEQALLEELKALDEHLKAHGPYINGEKISAVDLSLAPKLYHLETTLDHFKGWKIPENLAHLHNYIKLVFSWETFDKTKAAKEHVIAGWKPKVEA is encoded by the exons ATGGCTGATTCTAAGCCAGTGGAGGTCTGTGTAaaagctgctgctgctgcccCTGGCATTCTTGGAGACT GCCCATTTTGCCATAGGATACTTTTGACCCTGGAGGTAAAGAAAGTACCTTACAAGTTGCACCTAATCAACACTGATGACAAGCCACAATG GTTCTTGGCTGTGAACCCAGAAGGGAAGGTGCCAGTGATCAAATTTGATGACAAATGGATTTCTGACTCTGATGTGATAATTGGGATGATTGAAGAGAAATACCCAGAACCCCCTCTGTCTGCTCCTCCTGAAGCCTCCTCTGT GGCTTCAAAGATATTCCCTGCTTTTGTCAAGTTTCTAAAGAGCAAGGATCCCAATGATGGGACAGAGCAAGCTCTACTAGAAGAACTAAAGGCATTAGATGAACACCTCAAAGCTCAT GGACCATATATCAATGGCGAAAAGATATCTGCTGTTGATTTGAGTTTGGCACCTAAACTGTACCATCTTGAAACAACTCTTGACCATTTCAAGGGCTGGAAAATCCCTGAAAACTTGGCTCATTTACATAACTACATAAAG CTGGTTTTTTCTTGGGAGACTTTTGACAAAACCAAGGCTGCAAAAGAACATGTGATTGCTGGATGGAAGCCAAAGGTTGAGGCGTGA